From Bacteroidota bacterium, one genomic window encodes:
- the metG gene encoding methionine--tRNA ligase, producing the protein MTQPQRYLITSALPYANGPLHVGHIAGAYLPADIYVRYLRRRKQDVVFVCGSDEHGVAITIQAKKEGITPKEIIDKYHTINKKAFEDLGISFDIYHRTSSELHHQTSSDFFLELYNKGVFEEKESEQYYDEKFHQFLADRYIQGTCPNCANPNAYGDQCEKCGTSLNADDLINPVSTLSGEKPSKKKTKHWYLPLNNYQQWLTDWIVQGEGRKEEWKRNVLGQCKSWLDDGLHPRPITRDLDWGVKVPLPGADGKVLYVWLDAPIGYISATKQWAKDHNKNWEPYWKDETTKLVHFIGKDNIVFHCLIFPVILKSHGGFILPTNVPANEFMNLEGDKMSTSRNWSVQVHTFLNDNPGKEDVLRYVLSSNLPETKDSEFSWKDYQAKNNNELVAILGNFINRVLVLTHKFFDGKVPEINKEFLQEEYIQNYYSTINRLIEKNYKPAIESYRFRDAMAAMMDVVRTGNKLLTDYEPWKIFKQDPDTCAGVLRICLESLIDIAVLCEPFLPFTATKIYNTLSVNEESLSFQFNNIQLVTGNRVSEPVHFFNKIDEAEIIAKIEALQKGKTTSIISEVIKEETNLKPTIAFDDFAKLDLRTGTIIHAEAIPKADKLLNLTVDLGFEKCTIASGIAKHFTPESIIGAKVVVLVNLAPRSMRGVESNGMILMAKDKEGKLYFVQATDLDQDGAIVS; encoded by the coding sequence ATGACACAACCACAAAGATACCTTATCACTTCCGCCCTTCCTTATGCAAATGGTCCTTTACATGTTGGGCATATTGCAGGCGCATATTTACCTGCAGATATTTATGTGAGATATTTGCGCCGAAGAAAGCAAGATGTGGTTTTTGTTTGTGGCAGCGATGAACATGGGGTTGCAATTACTATTCAGGCAAAAAAAGAAGGGATCACTCCAAAAGAAATTATTGATAAATATCATACAATAAATAAAAAAGCATTCGAAGATTTAGGAATCAGTTTCGATATCTATCATCGTACTTCTTCTGAATTGCATCATCAAACATCTTCTGATTTTTTTCTTGAATTATATAACAAAGGTGTATTCGAAGAAAAAGAAAGTGAACAGTATTACGACGAAAAATTTCACCAGTTTTTAGCCGACAGATATATTCAGGGAACCTGTCCGAATTGTGCTAACCCAAATGCGTATGGTGATCAATGCGAGAAATGCGGTACCTCTTTAAATGCAGATGATCTAATTAATCCTGTCTCTACTTTAAGTGGTGAGAAACCATCGAAAAAGAAAACCAAACATTGGTATTTGCCTTTAAATAATTATCAGCAGTGGTTAACAGACTGGATTGTACAGGGTGAAGGCAGAAAAGAAGAATGGAAGCGCAATGTGTTAGGCCAATGTAAATCCTGGCTGGATGATGGATTACATCCTCGTCCTATTACAAGAGATTTGGATTGGGGTGTGAAAGTACCGTTGCCCGGAGCAGATGGAAAAGTATTATATGTTTGGTTAGATGCGCCTATCGGTTATATAAGTGCCACCAAGCAATGGGCAAAAGATCATAATAAAAATTGGGAGCCATACTGGAAAGATGAAACCACTAAGCTGGTACATTTTATCGGTAAGGATAACATCGTTTTTCATTGTTTAATATTTCCGGTAATACTAAAATCACATGGGGGATTTATATTACCTACTAATGTGCCGGCAAATGAATTTATGAATTTGGAAGGTGATAAGATGAGTACTTCCCGAAACTGGTCAGTACAAGTGCATACTTTTTTAAATGATAATCCCGGTAAAGAAGATGTATTGCGATATGTTTTAAGTAGTAATCTTCCGGAAACAAAAGACAGTGAATTTTCATGGAAAGATTATCAAGCCAAGAATAATAATGAATTGGTTGCAATACTTGGCAATTTCATTAACCGAGTGTTAGTACTTACGCATAAATTTTTTGATGGGAAAGTGCCGGAGATTAATAAAGAATTTTTGCAAGAAGAATATATTCAGAATTACTATTCTACAATAAATAGATTAATCGAAAAGAATTATAAACCCGCTATAGAATCCTATAGATTTCGTGATGCAATGGCGGCAATGATGGATGTGGTGCGTACAGGAAATAAATTGCTTACGGATTATGAACCGTGGAAAATATTTAAACAGGATCCTGATACCTGCGCTGGTGTGTTGCGAATATGTCTTGAATCTTTAATTGATATTGCGGTGTTATGCGAGCCATTTCTTCCGTTTACCGCTACAAAAATTTATAACACTTTATCCGTAAACGAAGAGTCACTTTCTTTTCAGTTTAATAATATTCAATTAGTAACCGGAAATAGAGTTAGTGAACCTGTTCATTTTTTTAATAAAATTGATGAGGCAGAAATTATTGCTAAAATTGAGGCATTACAAAAGGGGAAAACAACAAGCATAATTTCTGAAGTGATAAAAGAAGAAACGAATTTAAAACCAACAATAGCGTTTGATGATTTTGCAAAACTTGATTTGCGTACCGGTACAATTATTCATGCTGAGGCAATTCCCAAAGCTGATAAACTTTTAAATCTTACCGTTGATCTCGGTTTTGAGAAGTGTACAATCGCTTCTGGCATTGCCAAACATTTTACGCCGGAATCAATAATAGGAGCCAAAGTAGTTGTTCTGGTAAATCTCGCACCTCGCTCAATGCGGGGAGTGGAAAGTAATGGAATGATATTGATGGCTAAAGATAAAGAAGGCAAGCTTTATTTTGTACAAGCTACCGACCTAGACCAAGATGGCGCTATTGTGAGCTGA
- a CDS encoding LD-carboxypeptidase — protein MHIPPLQAGDKVAIISTARLISFSEIEVAVKKIKEHNYIPIIGNTIDANYLVFAGDDLMRAQEFQKFLDNPDIKAILFARGGYGTIRILDKIDFSKFLLHPKWLCGFSDITLLHSHINDKLAVPTVHSAMPFNFPTTDKISIDSLFDILSGILPNYFCDTSEFNIHGIAEGEIIGGNLSILYSLLGTRFGFNSAGKILFIEEVDEYLYHVDRMLISLKLAGKLQHLKGLVVGGFTQMKDNKVSFGLSVNEIILEHVKEYKYPVVFNFPAGHSKINRAMILGKKIKLISDKSGSTMQYI, from the coding sequence ATGCATATTCCTCCGTTACAAGCAGGAGATAAAGTTGCAATAATTAGTACAGCGAGATTAATTTCTTTTTCTGAGATTGAAGTTGCTGTAAAAAAAATAAAAGAACATAATTATATACCAATTATAGGCAATACGATTGATGCAAACTATTTAGTATTTGCGGGAGATGATTTAATGCGTGCTCAGGAATTTCAAAAATTTTTAGATAATCCCGATATTAAAGCGATTCTATTTGCCCGTGGTGGATATGGAACAATAAGAATTTTGGATAAAATTGATTTCAGCAAATTTTTATTACATCCCAAATGGTTATGCGGCTTTAGCGATATCACTCTACTACACTCTCATATAAATGATAAACTTGCTGTGCCAACGGTGCATAGTGCCATGCCTTTTAATTTCCCAACTACTGATAAAATTTCTATTGATTCACTCTTTGATATTTTAAGTGGTATTCTTCCCAATTATTTCTGTGATACCTCAGAATTTAACATACATGGAATTGCAGAGGGGGAAATAATTGGTGGAAATTTATCTATACTCTATAGCTTGCTTGGAACACGATTTGGCTTTAACTCAGCAGGTAAAATACTATTTATTGAAGAAGTGGATGAATATCTGTATCATGTGGACAGAATGCTGATAAGTTTAAAACTTGCGGGTAAACTTCAACATTTAAAAGGATTAGTTGTAGGTGGTTTTACACAAATGAAAGACAACAAAGTATCCTTTGGGTTGTCGGTAAATGAAATTATTTTAGAACACGTAAAAGAATATAAATATCCGGTGGTATTTAATTTTCCTGCAGGACATTCCAAAATAAATAGGGCAATGATTTTGGGTAAAAAAATTAAATTAATTTCTGATAAGTCTGGCTCAACGATGCAATATATTTAA
- a CDS encoding rhodanese-like domain-containing protein has product MFQLSIAEFEKWKTENRKFFLVDVREEEEHEKKNIGGVLIPLGEIVLEKNKIPKDIPVIFYCRKGIRSQLAIQRLKQMEQYTNLYNLTGGIGD; this is encoded by the coding sequence ATGTTTCAATTATCAATTGCAGAATTCGAAAAATGGAAAACAGAAAATAGGAAATTTTTTTTAGTGGATGTTCGGGAAGAAGAAGAGCATGAAAAAAAAAATATTGGTGGGGTTTTAATTCCACTTGGTGAAATAGTTTTAGAAAAAAATAAAATCCCAAAAGATATTCCCGTGATATTTTATTGCAGGAAGGGGATTCGAAGTCAACTTGCAATCCAACGGTTAAAGCAAATGGAACAATACACAAATCTCTATAATCTTACAGGTGGAATTGGCGATTAA
- a CDS encoding DUF3108 domain-containing protein — protein sequence MNRKKILAFITIVAFATVGISALDTSIVQQDDSNNCSIETTSFQSGESLTYKVFYNAGPMWIGAGEVYFKLQDANLNNKKMYHAIMEAVSYGSFDWFFKVRDKMETWMQPESLKSEKFLRDINEGGYSFFRSYEWNRQTNTIISFEDRKNGKTNTKTIKNVEPCAVDLLSSFYWARTLNFDLYKPGDKIPVTMAVDDTVYNLYIRYEGKEQYKTKLGTFNCMKVKPLLVEGDIFKKGEGMTIWFTDDANRIPVRIESELSVGRITCDLKSYAGTKYPFTSKVSK from the coding sequence ATGAATAGAAAAAAAATACTTGCTTTCATCACAATTGTTGCTTTTGCTACAGTAGGTATTTCTGCATTAGATACATCTATTGTTCAGCAAGATGATTCAAATAATTGTTCTATCGAAACTACTTCATTTCAATCCGGTGAATCATTAACTTACAAAGTGTTTTATAATGCAGGCCCAATGTGGATTGGAGCTGGTGAAGTTTATTTTAAATTACAAGATGCGAATTTGAATAATAAGAAAATGTATCATGCTATAATGGAAGCGGTTTCTTATGGTTCGTTCGATTGGTTTTTTAAAGTGCGGGATAAAATGGAAACTTGGATGCAGCCAGAATCTTTAAAAAGTGAAAAATTTTTGAGAGATATAAATGAAGGAGGTTATTCTTTTTTTAGATCTTATGAATGGAACCGTCAAACAAATACTATTATATCTTTTGAAGACAGGAAAAATGGTAAGACAAATACAAAAACAATTAAAAATGTGGAGCCTTGTGCTGTTGACTTACTGTCTTCTTTTTATTGGGCACGCACTTTAAATTTTGACCTTTATAAACCCGGAGATAAAATTCCGGTAACGATGGCTGTGGATGATACAGTATATAATTTATATATACGATATGAAGGCAAGGAGCAATATAAAACCAAACTAGGAACTTTTAATTGCATGAAAGTAAAACCACTATTAGTAGAAGGAGATATTTTTAAGAAAGGAGAGGGTATGACAATTTGGTTTACCGATGATGCCAATCGTATTCCGGTGCGTATCGAATCTGAATTATCAGTTGGTAGAATAACCTGCGATTTAAAATCGTATGCAGGTACAAAATATCCTTTCACAAGCAAAGTTTCAAAATAG
- a CDS encoding flippase-like domain-containing protein — MKLFKGKNQVYSILIKVAILGLLIFALYKQLIGNSDVKSALQLMLESINSNDFLLLFSVTILMLLNWGVESYKWKNIISKIYNIPFIQAFKAVWTGVTLGLFTPNRIGEYGGRILYLPMRHRISSIIATLIGSFGQIVVTSTIGIITLIIFLLTQTIFDTYITWMLIGICIVLDIVFFAAYFNLHIFIEVFKRKKFFSRILPYITIIGSYHNQDLWRYLGLSAIRYSVFTAQYLAFLKLFGVHLNVGEGVLVIGLIFLAQTIIPSFAIAELFTRGNIAVYFCGFYSENTVGVFAASTCLWLLNLIIPAILGYTFIIKKNFLKQTGNE; from the coding sequence TTGAAATTATTTAAAGGAAAAAATCAAGTTTATTCTATTCTAATAAAGGTAGCCATTCTTGGGCTGTTGATTTTTGCGCTTTATAAACAATTGATAGGAAATAGTGATGTAAAATCTGCACTGCAACTTATGTTGGAAAGTATTAATTCAAACGATTTCTTACTATTATTTTCTGTAACAATTTTAATGCTTTTAAATTGGGGAGTGGAATCTTATAAATGGAAAAATATTATTTCAAAAATTTATAACATACCATTTATACAGGCTTTTAAAGCTGTGTGGACTGGTGTTACCTTAGGATTATTCACACCAAATAGAATAGGGGAATATGGAGGTCGTATATTGTATTTGCCTATGCGCCATCGTATCAGCAGTATTATTGCAACTTTAATTGGCAGCTTCGGACAGATTGTAGTAACATCAACGATAGGTATAATCACGCTAATTATTTTTTTGTTGACACAAACAATTTTTGATACATACATAACCTGGATGCTAATTGGTATTTGTATAGTACTTGACATTGTTTTCTTCGCAGCCTACTTTAATTTGCACATCTTTATTGAGGTCTTTAAACGTAAAAAATTTTTCAGTAGGATATTACCATATATCACTATAATTGGTAGTTATCACAATCAAGATTTATGGAGATATCTCGGCTTATCCGCAATTCGTTACTCAGTCTTTACGGCACAGTATTTGGCTTTCCTCAAATTATTCGGAGTTCATTTAAATGTAGGAGAAGGTGTGTTAGTTATAGGTCTGATATTTTTAGCACAAACAATTATACCGAGCTTTGCTATTGCGGAATTATTTACGAGAGGGAATATTGCGGTATATTTTTGTGGCTTTTATTCAGAAAATACAGTTGGTGTTTTTGCAGCCTCTACCTGTTTATGGTTATTGAATTTGATAATACCGGCAATACTGGGATATACTTTTATAATCAAAAAAAATTTTTTAAAACAAACTGGAAATGAATAG
- the ruvC gene encoding crossover junction endodeoxyribonuclease RuvC, with translation MTTINTKQVIMGVDPGTNLLGYSVIHSDKNTMNILINGVLDLKKTEDHFQKLRLIYDRLHSIIEAYNPTVLAIESPFFGKNVQSMLKLGRAQGAAILVAAHFDMEIIEYSPRRIKQAITGKGNASKEQVALMLKSIFALESIPKYMDESDALAAAACHHYSNRVIQTTKITKHKKGNSWTEFIKSNPDKIQG, from the coding sequence ATGACGACAATTAATACAAAACAAGTGATAATGGGCGTGGATCCCGGGACCAACTTGTTAGGTTATAGTGTAATTCACAGTGATAAAAATACTATGAATATTCTCATAAACGGAGTTCTTGATTTGAAGAAGACAGAAGATCATTTTCAAAAGTTGCGTCTTATTTATGATAGACTACATTCTATTATTGAAGCTTACAATCCTACAGTACTTGCAATTGAATCACCATTTTTTGGTAAGAATGTACAATCCATGCTAAAACTTGGTCGGGCTCAAGGTGCAGCAATACTTGTTGCAGCACATTTTGACATGGAAATAATTGAATATAGTCCAAGACGCATAAAACAAGCAATTACCGGAAAAGGAAATGCATCTAAAGAACAAGTAGCATTAATGCTAAAAAGTATTTTTGCATTAGAATCTATTCCAAAATATATGGATGAATCAGATGCACTAGCTGCCGCTGCTTGCCACCATTACAGTAATAGGGTTATTCAAACAACGAAGATTACAAAACACAAAAAAGGAAATTCCTGGACAGAATTTATTAAATCAAATCCTGATAAAATCCAAGGCTAA
- a CDS encoding HIT family protein, which yields MSSIFSKIIAGEIPGFKILEDENFYAFLDIMPLASGHTLVVPKIEMDYIFDLDNQLLSAALPFAKKVASAMERAIPCQRIGIAVIGLEVPHAHIHLIPLQTMDDINFSKPKLKMTQQELTNIAEKIKSFL from the coding sequence ATGTCAAGTATTTTCAGTAAAATTATTGCAGGCGAAATTCCGGGATTTAAAATATTGGAAGATGAGAATTTTTATGCCTTCCTTGATATTATGCCATTGGCTTCGGGGCATACACTAGTGGTTCCCAAAATAGAAATGGATTATATATTTGATTTAGATAATCAATTACTCAGTGCAGCATTACCATTTGCTAAAAAGGTAGCCTCAGCCATGGAAAGAGCAATTCCTTGTCAGCGTATTGGTATTGCAGTAATAGGTTTAGAAGTGCCACATGCGCACATTCATCTTATTCCTTTACAAACCATGGATGATATAAATTTCAGTAAACCAAAATTGAAAATGACTCAACAAGAACTCACCAATATTGCAGAAAAAATAAAATCCTTTTTGTAA
- the greA gene encoding transcription elongation factor GreA — protein MADITYLTQEGYDNLVAEIQQLKSKGRKEITKQIKEAREKGDLSENAEYDAAKEAQGLMELKIAKLDELLGNARIMDESKIDTSKVAVLTKVKVLHTKMNKEIQYKLVAEKEADFKANKISVTSPIGKGLLGHVIGDVVTITIPAGELELKILDITI, from the coding sequence ATGGCTGATATAACATACTTAACTCAAGAAGGATACGACAATTTAGTTGCTGAAATTCAGCAATTAAAGTCCAAAGGCAGAAAAGAGATAACAAAACAAATTAAAGAAGCAAGAGAAAAAGGAGACCTCTCTGAAAATGCCGAATACGACGCTGCAAAAGAAGCTCAAGGATTGATGGAATTAAAGATTGCAAAATTGGATGAACTGCTTGGCAATGCCCGAATTATGGATGAATCAAAAATTGATACTTCTAAAGTTGCCGTGCTTACCAAAGTTAAAGTACTCCATACTAAAATGAATAAAGAAATCCAATATAAGCTTGTAGCTGAAAAAGAAGCTGATTTTAAAGCGAATAAAATCTCTGTAACATCTCCAATTGGAAAGGGATTATTAGGACACGTAATAGGAGATGTTGTTACAATTACAATTCCGGCAGGTGAACTTGAATTAAAAATTCTGGATATAACTATTTAA
- a CDS encoding PorV/PorQ family protein produces MRGFLKVKVFVVLLALAGKVIAGNPDRAGQSGASEILINPWAQSSGWYGLNVASIQGLESMNVNVAGLTFINRTDMTFSRTEWLVGSDISINSFGIAQKVGEGAIGLSLVNFNLGDIPVTTTASPEGTGATFRPRLSNFALSYSRKFADYLSGGLTIRGISENISDLKAFGVALDVGIQYITGPEEHPEQMKMGVTLKNIGSPMRYGGDGITFRGNVPEGTYTATVGFPTEYFELPSSLSIGLSYDFYFGTTNRLTAVGTFISNSFSKDQFGLGLEYGLKVKNTEMFLLRAGYRYEDGMLSSNADERTTAHTGLAAGVTFQTAFANSSSNMLSISYSYRSSNPYDGTHSFGIRLSI; encoded by the coding sequence ATGAGAGGATTTTTAAAAGTAAAAGTTTTTGTTGTGTTACTTGCATTGGCAGGTAAGGTTATAGCCGGTAACCCAGATAGAGCTGGACAATCAGGGGCTTCAGAGATATTGATAAACCCTTGGGCCCAAAGTTCAGGTTGGTATGGCTTAAATGTGGCATCAATTCAAGGATTAGAGTCTATGAATGTGAATGTTGCTGGTCTAACTTTTATCAATAGAACAGATATGACTTTTTCTAGAACAGAATGGTTAGTAGGTTCTGATATTAGCATTAATTCCTTTGGTATTGCACAAAAGGTTGGAGAAGGTGCAATCGGATTATCACTTGTCAATTTTAATCTTGGTGATATCCCGGTTACTACTACAGCCTCACCTGAAGGAACTGGTGCTACGTTTAGACCCAGGTTATCGAATTTTGCGTTATCCTATTCCAGGAAATTTGCAGATTATTTGAGCGGCGGACTTACAATTAGGGGTATTTCTGAAAATATTTCTGATTTAAAGGCATTTGGTGTAGCATTGGATGTTGGTATTCAATATATCACAGGACCTGAAGAACATCCAGAGCAAATGAAAATGGGGGTTACTCTTAAAAATATCGGCAGCCCTATGCGTTATGGTGGCGATGGTATAACTTTTAGAGGTAATGTTCCCGAAGGAACTTATACAGCTACAGTTGGATTCCCTACAGAATATTTTGAATTACCTTCTTCACTCTCTATTGGTTTATCTTATGACTTTTATTTTGGAACAACTAATAGGTTAACTGCTGTTGGTACTTTCATTTCTAATTCATTCAGTAAGGATCAGTTTGGATTAGGATTAGAATATGGATTAAAAGTAAAAAATACCGAAATGTTTTTACTTCGTGCAGGATACAGATATGAAGATGGAATGCTTTCATCAAATGCTGATGAAAGAACAACAGCACATACTGGCTTAGCTGCAGGTGTGACATTCCAAACCGCATTTGCAAACTCTTCTTCTAATATGCTTTCTATAAGCTATTCTTACAGATCTTCTAACCCTTATGATGGTACACATTCATTTGGAATTAGATTAAGTATCTAG